Within the Nocardioides aurantiacus genome, the region CGGCACCAGCACCCGCTCGGCGAAGGAGGCCTCGCTCTCGGCGCGCATGTCCTCGGGGAGCGAGGTCATCGCCTCGAGCACCTGCAGCGACCGACCGACGCCGGTGGCCTCCTTGGTCAGGCCGCCGACCGCCCCGAGCACCAGGAACAGGCTGAGGAAGATCAGGCCGATGCCGCCGACCAGCACGAGGGTCGTCACACGTCCACCTTCGCGACCTTCAGCATCCAGGTGAAGCCGACCACGAGCAGGACGGCCATCACCCCGAGCAGGAAGTAGCCGATCGTGGTGGTGAAGAAGACGCTCACGTAGTCGGGGTTGCTCACCGAGAGGTAGAGCAGGAACACGGGCGGCAGCGCGCCGAGGATGTACGCCGAGAGGCGGCCCTCCGCGCTGAGGGCGAGCACCTGCCGGCGGAGGTACTCCCGCTCACGCAGCGTGGCCGCGACCTGCAGGAGCAGCTCGGCGAGGTTGCCGCCGACCTGGCGCTGGATCTTGATCGCCATGACGACCCACTCGAAGTCCTTGCTCTCCATGCGCTCGGCGACGCCGCCCAACGACTCCTCCAGCGGTACGCCGAGGCGGCTCTCCACGATCACCCGGCGGAACTCCCCGGCGATCGGGTCGGAGCCCTCCTTGACGATGGTGTCCACCGACTGGGCCAGCGAGAGACCGGCCGACAGGGAGCCCGACATCAGCTGGAGGGTGTCGGCGAGGCCGGAGGCGAAGGCCTTGAGCCGCCGCGACTTCCGCAGCCCGAGGTAGACCCACCCGCCGGCGGCGCCGAGCGCCAGGAACACGAGGGCGAGCAGGATGTTGCCTCGGCTCAGCAGCATGCCCAGCACGGCGGCGAGCACGGTCACGCCCGCGTGCACGAGCAGCCACTCGGCCGGCTTGAGCGACATCCCCGCCTTGTCGAGGCGGGCCGCGATCCTGGCCTCGAGGCCCTGGTTGCCGGCCAGCGCCTTCTCGGCGACCTGGCGGGCCTGGGCGCCGAGCCCCTGGTCGGCGGGGGCCTGGTCGCGGCTCTGCGGCGCGCCGTACACGCCGTAGGCCTCGAGCTGCTTGCGCAGCTTCTCGTCCTTCGACGCGCCGGGACGCACCACGAACAGCGCCACGACCATGCCGAGGAGCCCGAGCCCGATGGCGCCCACACCGACGGCGACGGCGGCCGGGGGGAGGTCGATGCGCGGGCCGGCGGCGGCGACCGGACCGGTGGCCGCGGGGGCCTGGACGGGCTCGGCCGCGGGCTCGGCCGACCCCACCGTCAGGAACGCGCTCGCGGTCACGGCCCGCCCGTCGACGGGGAGGGTGACCGTGACGTCGGCCTGCGGCTCGGTGCCCTGCGGGAGGGTGACGTCGACGGCGAGCTGGCGACGCAGCGCGTCGGCCTCGCCGGCGAAGGTGGCGCTCAGCGAGGCCGGGTCGGCGTCCATGACCTGGCCGCCGCCGGCCCGGGCGATCAGCTGCAGCGGCTGGCTGGCGGCGTCGCCCTGGTCGAGCGAGACGACGTCGACGGAGACGTCCTCCTGCTCGAGGGTCCTGAGGACCTCCGAGAGCGGCGTGTCGGTCGTGTCCTTGCCGTCGGAGAGGACCAGCAGGCTGCGGGCGCCCTGGCCGCCGCTGGCCTCGACCGCGCCCAGCACGCCGTCGTAGAGCGCGGTGTCGCGGGTCAGGGTGAGGCCGGCGACGGCGCGACGCAGGGCGGCCCGGTCGCGGGAGGGCTCCACGAGGACCTGCACGTCGTCGTCGAAGGAGACCAGCCCGACGGCGACGTCGGGCGGGGCGGTGTCCAGGAAGAGGGCGGCGGCACGCTTCGCGGCGGCGATGCGCTCGCCCCGCATGCTGTTGCTGGTGTCGATGGCCAGGACCGTCGTACGCCGCACGTCGGCGTTGCCGGTCGCCGCCGCGGTCGTCGACCGGGCCGCCTTCCCGGCGACCTCGACGTCGACGCCGCCGACGTCGACGGTGCCGCTGGCGGGCACCGAGACGAGCAGCCTGACCCCGCCGTCGCGGACCTCGGCGTGGTCGATGCTCGCCCCCGCGGGCCCGGACGGGTCCGCGGCCGAGGCGGGAGCGACGACCGCCAGCGCCAGCAGGGAGCCGAGCGCCGCAGCAGCGAGGCCGGGGCGCAGGCGCCTCACCGGAACCCACCGCCGGTGGAGAAGACCCGGGGGTCGACGGTGACGTTGTTGTGGGCCATCTTCTCGAGGAACTTCGGGCGCAGGCCGGTGCTGCGCAGCGTGCCGAGCGACTTGCCCTCGGAGTCGAAGCCCGCGGAGTTGTCGAACAGGAAGACGTCCTGGAGCGTGATCACGTCGCCCTCCATCCGCTCGACCTCGGTGACGTGGGTGATCCGGCGGGTGCCGTCCTTGAGGCGGGCCTGGTGCACGACGAGGTCGACCGCCGACGCGATCTGCTCGCGGATGGCGCGCACCGGCAGGTCCATGCCCGCCATCAGCACGAGGGTCTCGAGGCGGGAGCAGGTGTCGCGGGGACCGTTGGAGTGGACGGTGCAGATGGAGCCGTCGTGGCCGGTGTTCATCGCCTGGAGCATGTCGAGCGCGGAGGCGTCGCGGACCTCGCCGACGACGATGCGGTCGGGCCGCATCCGCAGCGAGTTGCGGACGAGGTCGCGGATGGTGACCGCGCCCTTGCCCTCGATGTTGGACGGGCGCGACTCGAGCCGCACGACGTGGTCCTGCTTGAGCTGCAGCTCCGCGGCGTCCTCGATGGTGACGATGCGCTCGTCGGAGGGGATGAAGGAGGACAGCACGTTGAGGGTGGTGGTCTTGCCCGCGCCGGTGCCGCCCGAGACCACGACGTTGAGCCGCCCCCGGACGCAGGCGTCGAGGAAGTCGGCCGTGCTCTCGGTGAGCGAGCCGAAGCGGATCAGGTCGTTGACCGTGAGCGGGTCGGTGGCGAACTTGCGGATCGTCAGCGAGCTGCCGTCGATGGCCAGGGGCGGCACCACGGCGTTGACGCGGCTGCCGTCCTGGAGCCGTGCGTCGACCATGGGGGAGGCCTCGTCGACGCGACGTCCGATGCGGGAGACGATCTTGTCGATCGTGCGGCGCAGGTGGGCCTCGTCCTTGAACGTGCCGTCGGTCTTGGTGAGCTTGCCCTTGCGCTCCACCCAGATGTCGTAGGGCCCGTTGACCATGACCTCCGCGACGTCCTCGTCGCGCAGGTAGGCCTCGATGGGGCCGTGCCCGAGGATGTCGTCGGAGATGTCCAGCGTGATCCGGTCGCGGTCGGCGCGCGTCAGCGGCCGGTTGGTGGCGGCCAGCACGTCGGCGAGCACCACGTTGACCTTGGCGGCGAGGTCGGCGGCCGTCATGTCGCTGTCGTAGAGCTGCGGTCCGAGCTCCTGCAGCAGCTCGGAGTGGACGTGCTCCTTGAGGTCCTGGAAGCGGTTCTCGGCACCGTTGCGGGCCCCGTTGGCCTCGGCCATCGCGGTGAGGCGGGACGGGGTGGGGGCCGCGGGAGCGGTGACGGCGCTGCCCTCGGAGGCCGCCCGGTCGGCGTCGGCGTGCCGCGTCGGAGCGGCCGGCGGGGGTGCCGCGGCGGTCGGCCCGGCGGCGGTGTCGGCCGTGGCTCCACCGGCCCGGCCGAGGGCGGCGATG harbors:
- a CDS encoding type II secretion system F family protein — its product is MRRLRPGLAAAALGSLLALAVVAPASAADPSGPAGASIDHAEVRDGGVRLLVSVPASGTVDVGGVDVEVAGKAARSTTAAATGNADVRRTTVLAIDTSNSMRGERIAAAKRAAALFLDTAPPDVAVGLVSFDDDVQVLVEPSRDRAALRRAVAGLTLTRDTALYDGVLGAVEASGGQGARSLLVLSDGKDTTDTPLSEVLRTLEQEDVSVDVVSLDQGDAASQPLQLIARAGGGQVMDADPASLSATFAGEADALRRQLAVDVTLPQGTEPQADVTVTLPVDGRAVTASAFLTVGSAEPAAEPVQAPAATGPVAAAGPRIDLPPAAVAVGVGAIGLGLLGMVVALFVVRPGASKDEKLRKQLEAYGVYGAPQSRDQAPADQGLGAQARQVAEKALAGNQGLEARIAARLDKAGMSLKPAEWLLVHAGVTVLAAVLGMLLSRGNILLALVFLALGAAGGWVYLGLRKSRRLKAFASGLADTLQLMSGSLSAGLSLAQSVDTIVKEGSDPIAGEFRRVIVESRLGVPLEESLGGVAERMESKDFEWVVMAIKIQRQVGGNLAELLLQVAATLREREYLRRQVLALSAEGRLSAYILGALPPVFLLYLSVSNPDYVSVFFTTTIGYFLLGVMAVLLVVGFTWMLKVAKVDV
- a CDS encoding CpaF family protein — protein: MSSLSDRIAALGRAGGATADTAAGPTAAAPPPAAPTRHADADRAASEGSAVTAPAAPTPSRLTAMAEANGARNGAENRFQDLKEHVHSELLQELGPQLYDSDMTAADLAAKVNVVLADVLAATNRPLTRADRDRITLDISDDILGHGPIEAYLRDEDVAEVMVNGPYDIWVERKGKLTKTDGTFKDEAHLRRTIDKIVSRIGRRVDEASPMVDARLQDGSRVNAVVPPLAIDGSSLTIRKFATDPLTVNDLIRFGSLTESTADFLDACVRGRLNVVVSGGTGAGKTTTLNVLSSFIPSDERIVTIEDAAELQLKQDHVVRLESRPSNIEGKGAVTIRDLVRNSLRMRPDRIVVGEVRDASALDMLQAMNTGHDGSICTVHSNGPRDTCSRLETLVLMAGMDLPVRAIREQIASAVDLVVHQARLKDGTRRITHVTEVERMEGDVITLQDVFLFDNSAGFDSEGKSLGTLRSTGLRPKFLEKMAHNNVTVDPRVFSTGGGFR